The window ttctagttctgttctagttctgttctagttctgttctagttctgttctagttctgttctagttctgttctagttctgttctagttctgttctagttctgttctagttcagttctagttctgttctagttctgttctagttctgttctagttctgttctagttctgttctagttctgttctagttctgttctagttctgttctagttctgttctagttctgttctagttctgttctagttctgttctagttctgttctagttctgttctagttctagttctgttctagttctgttctagttctgttctagttctgttctagttctgttctagttctgttctagttctgttccagttctgttctagctcagttctagttcagttctagttcagttctagttctgttctagttctgttctagttctgttctagttctgttctagttctgttctagttctgttctagttctgttctagttctgttctagttctgttctagttctgttctagttctgatctagttctgttctagttctgttctagttctgttctagttctgttctagttctgttctagttctgttctagttctgttctagttctgttctagttttgttctagttctgttctgttctgttctagttctagttctgttctaattctgttctagttctgttctagttctagttctagttctgttctagttctgttctagttctgttctcgttctgttctagttctgttctagttctgttctagttctgttctagttctcttttagttttatattttagttctgttctagttatgttctagttctgttccagttctgttctagttctgttctagctctgttctagctctgttctagctctgttcttttcttgttctagttctgttctagttctagttgtgttttagttctattcttgttctgttctagttctgttttagttttatattttagttatgttctagttctgttttagttctgttctagttctgttctagctccgttcttttcttgttctagttgtgttttagttctattcttgttctgttctagttctgttctacttctgttctagttctgttctagttctgttctagttctgttctagttctgttctagttctgttctagttctgttctagttcttttctagttctgttctagttctcttctagttctgttctagttctgttctagttctgttctagctctgttctagttctgttctagttctgtttataAGCTACtcgattaaatattttgtacattttgactttatttttcattcatataATGACGTTTAGTCACAATTCGatgattttcttaattataGATACAAAATCAAATGTTCTCTAAGTGAATTATTATTCATAGACTTCGTTGTTATTGCCGGTACTTTTTAACAttgatttacaatttaaataaaactttaatgggtcaatatgttaaaataaaaaaataattgctttaatttgtttttaaagttaaaacaaataaataaaggcACGTGTTTAGGAATTTATTattgctaattttaaatttaaaaaatgtaagaaacaaagctacaaaattatattaaattattttgttcattttcaatGATTTTGATAGCTTTAGATGACAGCTTTCCATTGCTGTAATAACATTTTACgatagttttttaattataattttatttaatttttacctaAAAAGTTCCAGCCCTGTTTAAAAGCATTAATTTCTTAAGTAATTTATTCGTTTTTCTCAGACATatgtatttccttttttaagtttgaaattaCAATTAGATTTCAACTAACTCTTTTAACGCCTAtaattaaatatgatttttaattatatgattttaaaataagaacagaactagaacagaaatagaacagaactagaacagaaccagaactagaacagaaccagaactagaactagaacagaactagaacagaacaagaacggaactagaacagaactagaacagaaatagaacagaactagaacagaactagaacagaactagaacagaactaaaccagaactagaacagaactagaacagaactggaactagaacagaactagaacagaactagaacagaactagaacaaaactagaacagaactagaacagaactagaacagaactagaacagaactagaacagaactagaacagaactagaacagaactagaacagaactagaacagaactagaacagaactagaacagaactagaacagaactagaacagaactagaacagaactagaacagaactagaacagaactagaacagaactggaactagaacagaactaaaacagaactagaacacatctagaactgaacttgaacagaactagaacagaactagaatggaactagaacggaactagaacggaactagaacggaactagaacagaactacaacagaactagaacagaagtaaaacagaactagaacacaacttgaACTGTACTAGAGGTAAAATTTTgcttcaattattatttttttttgtgatttcttctaaaattatttctttgtatatttttagcAATTCTGCAATTATTTCTTAAgccaaaaaactataaaatcatGTATTTACtcaagatttttatttgtttttaacagaAATTTGTTCATGCATGTATCCAAGCGACAAAAAAACACGCAAAACGGAAACTTCTCTTTAGTTGGTTGcatttgaaaattgaaattatatattttttatgaataaacagATAACGAGAGAgttaaacataacaaaaataacaataaaactaaacaaaataattaagatttataaaattttgttattaaacaaaaaaattaaaaaaaactgcagaTAAAGGTAGAGAGTAATAAATTCATTTGCAGCAAAATGTGATAATCTGATTGATTATTGCAATAAACTAACTTATTACTTTTTACCGGACAACCACAATATATTACTTATTTGCTCAGCCGTTTAGCGTCATGGTTTAGCAACGGAagtctttaactttttttttgtaaaatttactaaatttgctttttaaacaaaaattatttttatggaaaatataaaaaaaatactttgtttattaattgttttattgtaacactttttggataaaaaaaaatcatagagGAAAACAATAAaggtaattttgaaattttgcaaaacaaaaaagagcgaaaaaaatgctttaattaaattgtagGGAAATGGGtaataaagttattataaagaaaaaaagaacataataatgctttaaacaatatatattgttaataaataattattaaataatggcTGATAATCAGACTAAACTATGTAATATAATCTAAAGATGGATTGAAGATTACCAACTATAATCAGAACTAgattatagtcgggactatagtgaAGGCTTTTGTTTATcatatggtccagactataatcccgACTATTGTTAAggcaatagactatagtcaagtctatagtcaagactatagtatagtctatagtccagactttagtctaggctatagtccagactatagtccagactatagtctagtctataatccagactatagtctagtatatagtccagactatagtctagtctatagtctagactatagtctagtctatagtcgagactatagtctagtctatagtcgagactaaagtctaaagtccagactatagttttttctatagtccagagtctagtctagtctatagtccagagtatagtctcgtctatagtccagactatagtttagtctatagtctaatctatagtccagactataatctagtctagtctgtagtccggactctagtctactctatagtccggactatagtatagtctatagtcgagactatagtctagtctgtagtccgtAGTATATAGGGTATCGTCCAAACTCTAGTCTTtactccagactataatctagtttttagtttagcctagtctatagccctgcctatagtcccgactatatcgttgtatatagtctaatttttaatctattcaataatccagtctattgtctagtctctagtcaTTATTATCTtgcaaaataagaaaatgaactCTCTATAGAAAGAGTTAAATAAACTTTCATATTTCCCTAAACTTGCTCAAGCTTGTTCAATCATGACTTAATTACTTGTCTTACTGTTTGTTTACATTGAGTAAACAACCAGCTTATCACTACAAaaatatcatcatcatcgtcaccACTACCTAAGCTACGCatcatttgtgtgtgtgttccTGCTCAAGGGTTTGTGATAAGTTTTTACCCAAAATAAGTGCAAAAATCTatgaaaactaatttcaaattgccgtaacataaacaaacaacatcgtaaaaatattatgtttgtgACAAACAAAAGAATTAGCAAAATAACTTTGGCGATAAGGTAAGCCGAACTAAATTGGAAGTTCGtttgtatataataattaaGAGAAAGTATAGAAGATCATAGTCTACAACAAGACAGCAACATAAGAACATCAACTGCagcaatatttaaatatcagCAATTACTTActtataataatttcatatatttaaaataattatcattTCATCATGACTTCAATAAACATTATCCCTACCACCCCTATGGAAGAATGTTATGAATATCGTCATAAAAAATTCGATCAAAGTAGTCAACGTTTTCGTTCGAATTCTTTAAGTTCTTCTCAAGGAGACTATGAGTGCATCAAAGTGGACATTGAAAGACTTAATGATAATACCAGCgcaacatcatcaacatcttCGAACAACATTAATTATTTAGCAAAAGAATCGAGCCTAAAAAGAACTCATACGGCTCTTAATAGTGAAGAACATAACTACGCTAGTAGTTTTCTACCCGAAGCCAAAAGATCACGTGCCACATCATTTGGCAGCAGCAGCACATACTCACAAGTATTTTCACCTTTAGCGATCACACGTCAAACATCAACACCTTTCATTAAGGCAGCGAACATAAGCGATGCACCCAATTACAACTCTGTAGTTATACCCGAAGCCATCAGACCCCGTTCATCATCATTTGGCAGTACCAGCAGCACTTACTCACAAGCCTATTCACCTAAAGCCTCCACTAGCAGACTTCATACAACAACCCCTCTAACTACCAGTGTATCCTCAGCAATCCCACCTCCAGTAGCCATTTTACCCAAAATTAGCGATGATACCTTACGCAGCATTTGTAAATATCATGGTAATATGGTAAGGAAATTCCCCAAAAAAGAACGTTCTGCCAAGGATCAAGAGAGACGTGATAAGAATACCATTGCCTGTCGCATGAGTCGACGTGTTAAGAAATTGGAACATATTGCCATTGAGGAACAATATAAGGAATTTTCTCAACAAACTTTTAACATCATTGAGCAGTCGATGAGAGCCACGGCCTATTTGCATGAATTAATGCAATTAACCTCAAATCAGCAGTTGAAAGGAGTCGAGTGCCAAACCTCTGAGAAATTAACTAAGACTCCAGCGAAGAAACCTTTTACTATAGACTTTTTAGTGGGTAATGAAAAGagcatttagttttaaatttagtttaagaaattttataaaaatacttaatatattAGTCACTGTgtgattaataattttataaattgtataattttgtatttaatactttaattGTTAATGTTAAGTTGATTGTAAGAAAACTAATAGAATTTAGATCAAAACCAAATGTctgcaaataaaaatacatatttataaaactaatgctGATGTTATATTGAATCAGAAGGGCAATTAGACTATTAAACATCTAATAGCACCAGGTCAGTACAATAGACTTGATTGTAACTTTGACTACTGGTAaaatatagtctaggctatagactgtctatagtctaatttatagtgtagtctatagtctagtatagactaaagtctagtctgtagtctagtctatagtctagtctatagtctagtctatagtctagtcaatggtctagtctatagtctactctatagtctagcctatagtttatcATACATTTTAgtgtagtgtagtctagtctatagtttagtatgtagtctaatcgagtcgagtctattgtctagtctattgtatagtaaatagtctagattctattctagtctatagtctagtctatagtctagtctatagtctagtctatagtctagtctatagtctagtccattgtctaagATGTAgtttagcatatagtctagtctatagtttagtatatagtctaatcaaacctagtctatagtctagtctgaaatctagtctgaagtctagtctaaagtctagtctatagtctagtctttattctagtccatagtctagtctatagtttagca of the Lucilia cuprina isolate Lc7/37 chromosome 2, ASM2204524v1, whole genome shotgun sequence genome contains:
- the LOC111679631 gene encoding protein Mabiki-like; protein product: MTSINIIPTTPMEECYEYRHKKFDQSSQRFRSNSLSSSQGDYECIKVDIERLNDNTSATSSTSSNNINYLAKESSLKRTHTALNSEEHNYASSFLPEAKRSRATSFGSSSTYSQVFSPLAITRQTSTPFILTTSVSSAIPPPVAILPKISDDTLRSICKYHGNMVRKFPKKERSAKDQERRDKNTIACRMSRRVKKLEHIAIEEQYKEFSQQTFNIIEQSMRATAYLHELMQLTSNQQLKGVECQTSEKLTKTPAKKPFTIDFLVGNEKSI